Proteins from a genomic interval of Lolium perenne isolate Kyuss_39 chromosome 1, Kyuss_2.0, whole genome shotgun sequence:
- the LOC127309776 gene encoding phosphatidylglycerophosphate phosphatase PTPMT1: MRIEEFRCGSGGGGGGGGGAELQLRRGDGWELKLRAEDATVEGEGEEEGAARAIVRAAFDAKRAAVGVGARMLFYPTLAYNVVRNQFEPHFHWWDQVDEHVLLGAVPFPSDVLRLQKLGVCGVVTLNESYERLVPKPLYEAHGIENLVLPTRDYLYAPSLDNLCKAVDFIHRNASCGKLTYVHCKAGRGRSTTVVLCYLVQYKQMTPAGAFEHVRSCRPRVLLASAQWKAVQEFYQLRVKKTVKPSCMDKPIIKSPSPVFLGTGNLITFDEKTFVMVSESDLEGYNADTLAVNMGSDLWEISLVYRVQFASQAAFAGFSYLWLQCRAQKDKEALAESMGSESCSLEAEQPANGHPCLLQGVVVNP, encoded by the exons ATGCGAATCGAGGAGTTTCGCTGCggttccggcggcggcggtgggggtgGAGGTGGAGCGGAGCTGCAGCTGCGCCGGGGTGACGGCTGGGAGCTGAAGCTGCGTGCCGAGGATGCCACGGTGGAAGgggagggagaggaggagggcgCCGCTAGGGCGATCGTGCGCGCGGCTTTCGACGCCAAGCGCGCGGCGGTGGGCGTCGGCGCAAGGATGCTCTTCTACCCCACGCTCGCCTACAACGTCGTCAGGAACCAGTTCGAGCCTCACTTCCACTGGTGGGATCAGGTCGACGAG CATGTGCTGCTGGGTGCGGTTCCGTTTCCAAGCGATGTTCTGCGGCTACAGAAGCTTGGAGTTTGCGGTGTCGTCACGCTAAATGAGTCGTATGAGAGGCTCGTTCCCAAGCCATTGTATGAG GCTCATGGGATTGAAAACCTGGTGCTACCAACTCGCGACTACCTTTATGCGCCTTCATTAGACAACCTATGCAAGGCTGTTGACTTCATCCACA gaaatgcttcatgtggtaaactgACTTATGTTCACTGCAAAGCTGGACGGGGACGTAGCACCACAGTTGTGCTTTGCTACTTG GTTCAGTACAAGCAAATGACACCTGCTGGAGCTTTTGAACATGTACGGTCATGCAGGCCAAGGGTTTTATTGGCTTCAGCACAATGGAAA GCTGTCCAGGAATTCTACCAGCTAAGAGTGAAGAAAACTGTTAAGCCCAGTTGCATGGACAAACCAATCATCAAGTCCCCGTCTCCAGTGTTTCTTGGCACGGGCAACCTCATCACTTTTGATGAGAAGACATTTGTGATGGTCTCAGAATCAGACCTAGAAGGGTATAATGCGGATACCTTGGCAGTTAACATGGGCAGTGACTTGTGGGAAATAAGCTTAGTATACCGCGTGCAGTTTGCCAGCCAGGCAGCATTTGCAGGGTTTTCATACCTGTGGTTGCAGTGCCGTGCCCAGAAGGACAAGGAGGCACTTGCCGAGAGCATGGGGAGTGAGAGCTGCTCTCTTGAGGCGGAGCAGCCTGCCAATGGTCACCCCTGTCTACTTCAAGGTGTGGTGGTTAATCCATGA
- the LOC127309785 gene encoding transcription factor MYBS2, which translates to MEEVAEKKAVVFRLFGVEVHGEAAAAEEEDEERFMELKKSTSMPNLTSIAPLLLPGEASNDKGYASDDEGHGSTPQLKRRRRKAHERKKGIPWTEEEHRKFLDGLKQLGKGDWRGISKNFVTTRTATQVASHAQKYFLRQTNPGKKKRRASLFDVGIVAGHSYDDQLPSPHSIGTKPAPAEEILHTDRGDVHVPSYAGFTRGNNMQVDELTNHVMKRSKFSAGMSLAAMAASGLELAMASSASILELSIAPPHRSTIGGIKAL; encoded by the exons ATGGAGGAGGTGGCCGAGAAGAAGGCAGTGGTCTTCAGGCTGTTCGGCGTCGAGGTCCACGGCGAGGCAGCGGCGgcagaggaagaggatgaagagcgGTTCATGGAGCTCAAGAAGAGCACCAGCATGCCTAACCTCACCTCCATCGCCCCGCTGCTGCTGCCCGGTGAGGCCAGCAACGACAAGGGCTACGCCTCCGACGACGAGGGGCACGGGTCCACGCCGCAGCTCAAGCGTCGCCGCCGCAAGGCGCACGAACGGAAGAAAG GGATTCCCTGGACCGAGGAGGAGCACAGGAAGTTCCTGGACGGTCTGAAGCAGCTGGGCAAAGGGGACTGGAGAGGCATCTCCAAGAACTTCGTCACCACCAGGACGGCCACGCAGGTGGCCAGCCACGCTCAGAAGTACTTCCTCCGGCAGACCAACCCCGGCAAGAAGAAGCGCCGGGCCAGCCTCTTCGACGTCGGCATCGTCGCGGGCCACAGCTACGATGATCAG CTGCCAAGTCCTCACAGTATTGGAACCAAGCCTGCTCCTGCTGAGGAGATACTCCATACCGACCGTGGCGACGTTCAT GTACCAAGTTATGCTGGATTCACCAGGGGCAACAACATGCAG GTTGATGAACTAACTAACCATGTGATGAAACGATCAAAGTTTTCCGCCGGTATGTcgctcgccgccatggccgcctccgGGCTGGAGCTGGCGATGGCTTCATCCGCCAGCATCCTGGAGCTGAGCATCGCGCCTCCTCATCGCAGCACCATCGGCGGTATCAAGGCGCTGTGA